Genomic window (Gemmatimonadota bacterium):
CAGGCGCCCGAAGTTTCGCGTGATGATGCCGTCGCGCCACCGCACCGACCAGTCGACTGGATCGAGAGGTGTCACGGCGCCTTCGACGTCGGCGAAGATCAGCGAGAGTTCTGCGACGATCCGCTTGGCATCGGCCTCGGACGTCGCCACCGTGAGCAGCGATCCGGCATCCGGCTCTTCGACTCCCTGCCCCGTTGCCGCCACCAGTGCCGCCGCGACCGCATCGGTATCCGCGTCGCGGCAGGTGATCGCGATGCGCCACCATTGATGCGTCACGTGCCGCTCGTTTCCTTGAGGAGTGCTTCCTTGAGCTTGGCCCAGAAACCACCCTTCTTGCTCGGGCCGTCCGCTTCGTGTTTGGCGAGCTCCGCGAAGAGGGTCTTCTGCTCCTCGTTGAGATCATCAGGCGTCCAGATGTGCGCCCGCACATTGAGATCGCCGCTGCCATTCCCGCCGAGTCGCGGCAGTCCCTTTCCGCGCAGGCGCAACACCGTGCCCGACTGGATCCCCGCCGGTACGGCAAGCTTCTCATCGCCATACGGCGTCGGGATGACAACCGACGTACCCAGCGCGGCCTGCGAGAACGAGACCGCAAGCTCGTAGACGAGATCGTCACCATTGCGCTGGAAACGCTCGTCGTCCTTGATCTCGATCATCACGACGAGATCGCCGCTCGGGCCGCCACGCGGACCCGCCGCACCCTGGCCACGCAGGGTGAGGTAGTTCTGGGCCGAGATGCCGGCGGGAATGTCGACGCTCACCGTGTGTTCGCCCTTCACGCGCCCTTCGCCGCGACAGACCTCGCACGGCGTCTGGATCGTGTGTCCCTCGCCATGGCAGGTGGGGCACGGTCCGACCTGCACGAACTGCCCGAACATCGAGCGCGTGGCGCGACGTACTTCGCCCGAGCCGCCGCAGGTGCTGCAGGTAATCGGCTTGCTTCCCTTTGCCGCACCGCTGCCGTTGCAATTTGCGCACGAGGTGAGCGTCTTGATCTTGATGCTGCGCTTCGCGCCCAGCGCGACTTCCTGGAGCGTGAGCTTCACCGTGACCCGGATGTCCTGACCTCGGTTTGCTTCCGCCGGGCTGCGTCCGCCGCCGAAGATGCTCTCGAAGCCACCGAAGCCACCGAAGTCGCGCATGAAGATGTTCAGCGCTTCCGACAGGTCGATATGCTCGAAGCCCGCATTGCCGCCGAAGCCGGCACTCGCGCCGGGGGCCGAGCCGAACCGGTCATAGTGCGCGCGCTTGTCGGGATCGCTGAGGATCTGATAGGCCTCGGAGATATCCTTGAACTTCGCCTCGGCGTCCGGCGCCGAGTTCCGGTCGGGGTGGTAGACCATCGCCAGTCGACGATAGGACTTCTTGATCTCGTCGTCGGTCGCTTCGCGGCTGACTTCGAGCATTACGTAGAGATCGCTCACCGAATCAATCCTTCGACCAGTCGCCCCGTGTGCTCCACGAGGCCGATGATCTTGTCATAGGGCATGCGAGTCGGACCGAGGACGCCAATCACCCCCGTGGCCCCGCCCCGCCGATAGGTTGCCGTCACCAGAGTAAAACCGGCGAGCCCGGGCTCGCCGTGTTCGCCGCCAATTGTCACCGTCAGTCCGTCCTGCTTCCGTTGCGCGAGCGCCTCGTGCAGCACATCGCGACGCTCCGTGAGCGAGAGGAGCGACCGCATCCGCTCGTTGGACGCGAACTCGGGCTGCTCCACCAGTACAGAAGCGCTGCCGAGCATCACCGGTTCCCGCTCCTCCGGCAGATCGAAGAGGGAGTCCCCTTCGGCCAGAATGATATCGAGCAGGTCGGTCACTTCGGAGGTCGTGGCGGCATCACGCAGACGGGAACCGAGCGTCGCCCGGATCTCGCGCAACGA
Coding sequences:
- the dnaJ gene encoding molecular chaperone DnaJ, with the protein product MSDLYVMLEVSREATDDEIKKSYRRLAMVYHPDRNSAPDAEAKFKDISEAYQILSDPDKRAHYDRFGSAPGASAGFGGNAGFEHIDLSEALNIFMRDFGGFGGFESIFGGGRSPAEANRGQDIRVTVKLTLQEVALGAKRSIKIKTLTSCANCNGSGAAKGSKPITCSTCGGSGEVRRATRSMFGQFVQVGPCPTCHGEGHTIQTPCEVCRGEGRVKGEHTVSVDIPAGISAQNYLTLRGQGAAGPRGGPSGDLVVMIEIKDDERFQRNGDDLVYELAVSFSQAALGTSVVIPTPYGDEKLAVPAGIQSGTVLRLRGKGLPRLGGNGSGDLNVRAHIWTPDDLNEEQKTLFAELAKHEADGPSKKGGFWAKLKEALLKETSGT